A genomic region of Xanthomonas campestris pv. phormiicola contains the following coding sequences:
- the rlmB gene encoding 23S rRNA (guanosine(2251)-2'-O)-methyltransferase RlmB encodes MSKQNQWIVGVNAVASSIENDADNVREVLIEAGSKNPRLVEIEENARRKGIEVRRVNTQALDGVGGSVRHQGVAARYAAARTWGENELEGLVAAAEGRALLLVLDGVQDPHNLGACLRSAAAAGATAVVIPKDKSAPVNATVRKTSAGAADRIPIVAVTNLARCLRDLQKQGVWIYGLVGEAETSLYAQDLRGNVALVLGGESDGLRRLTREHCDGLVKIPMPGDIESLNVSVATGVTLFEAVRQRMG; translated from the coding sequence ATGAGCAAGCAGAACCAGTGGATCGTCGGCGTCAACGCCGTGGCCTCGTCGATCGAGAACGATGCCGACAACGTGCGCGAAGTGCTGATCGAGGCGGGCAGCAAGAACCCGCGGCTGGTGGAGATCGAGGAGAACGCGCGGCGCAAGGGCATCGAGGTGCGGCGGGTGAATACCCAGGCGCTGGACGGCGTCGGCGGCTCGGTGCGCCACCAGGGCGTGGCCGCGCGCTATGCGGCGGCGCGCACCTGGGGCGAGAACGAACTGGAAGGCCTGGTCGCCGCCGCCGAAGGCCGCGCGCTGCTGCTGGTGCTCGACGGGGTGCAGGATCCGCACAACCTCGGCGCCTGCCTGCGCAGCGCGGCGGCGGCCGGTGCCACTGCGGTGGTGATTCCGAAGGACAAGTCGGCGCCGGTCAACGCCACCGTGCGCAAGACCTCGGCCGGCGCCGCCGACCGCATTCCGATCGTGGCGGTGACCAACCTGGCACGCTGCCTGCGCGACCTGCAGAAGCAGGGCGTGTGGATCTACGGCCTGGTCGGCGAGGCCGAGACCTCGCTGTACGCGCAGGACCTGCGCGGCAACGTGGCGCTGGTGCTGGGCGGCGAATCCGACGGCCTGCGCCGGCTGACCCGCGAGCACTGCGACGGCCTGGTCAAGATCCCGATGCCGGGCGACATCGAGAGCCTCAACGTGTCGGTGGCGACCGGCGTGACCCTGTTCGAGGCGGTTCGGCAGCGCATGGGGTGA